caaAGAAGTTTCTGTGAAGTAGTTTATGgatttcataattgattatggaaaaaaatagaaactgGTCCAAACTATCAGCAACTTTTTATTATTGCTGTCTCTTCAGGTTTGTGAATGCATGTTCCTTTTGGAGTTTAATTTGCACTAACACCATCACTTAAAGAACTACAATCTAAGTAATAATTGTGCTGATTAAACTTGTTTGATAATTTGTTTATGTATGAGTAAATGGTAGTTTAAAGAAGTTTTATCCTTTGTATTGTGCTTATGGTATTGATACTTGATACAGAAGGAGAGCACTACTGCAAGAAGCAAGACAAAGGAATAGGATGATGGTTGTGGTGAAGGAAGAGATTGAGATGAAAAACTTGAAATTGTATGTAGAGAACAAAAGCATCATAGAGGAGAATGACAAGTTGAGGAAGCAAGCAGTGCTTCTTCACAAAGAAAATCAGGCCCTCTTAACTCAGCTTCAAAAGAAGCTTTCTGCACAACATAACAA
This portion of the Lotus japonicus ecotype B-129 chromosome 3, LjGifu_v1.2 genome encodes:
- the LOC130746646 gene encoding protein LITTLE ZIPPER 2-like; protein product: MCSFCSTKSPHVPLVFTLHRLKPSKKQNQNRHVRLGLLNRRRALLQEARQRNRMMVVVKEEIEMKNLKLYVENKSIIEENDKLRKQAVLLHKENQALLTQLQKKLSAQHNKAFS